A segment of the Centroberyx gerrardi isolate f3 unplaced genomic scaffold, fCenGer3.hap1.cur.20231027 Scaffold_172, whole genome shotgun sequence genome:
tacatgcatatattactcTGGTACTAAGTTAAACTACATCAGTAGAGCTTTACAGATTATTCCATAATTGACTGACCATTCTTATTTGATCAGTAAATGGATGAATTAAGCAGAGTTTTCAAAATTAatgttttatcctttttttctaTCTAAGATCATGTCAGCAACTAAGATTGCACTGCGGCAGAGTCAGAAGAGTGCCAGAAGGAAAACCTCTGAAGCAATGTCTGCAGAGGTGTCTCCAGACTCCAAGTGCCCCATCTGTTTGGATGTATTCAACAACATGTCTTACTTGGACCTCTGCCTGCACAAGTTCTGTTTCCGTTGCATCCACGAGTGGTCCAAGAACAAAGCGGAGTGTCCTCTATGCAAGCAGCCATTTAACTCAATCTATCACAGTATAAAATCAGAGCAAGACTTTAAGAAGTATGACCTGCGGCCGTTAGAAAATGGCTCCTTTGGGAGTTTTGGGGGAGCTCGGTTCCGGTACCGCACCACTCTTACTGGGGTGCGCAGGCAGACTCAGCGAAGGACGTCTCCACCTCCAGACAATGGCGTACTGTTTGAAGGCTCAGCGAACCCTCCCGAACAGCGGCAGGACTGTGCCCTCAGGCGCATGATGATGAGGTTGGCAGCCAGGAGGAGAGCTGCTAGTGAAGGCAGGGTGGTGCACAATGTCAGAGAGCAAGAAATGGTAAAGTTCAGGAGGGAACTGTACCGGCGAGGGGTGAGGGTTCGGAGTGTGCGGGACGGGGGCCGCTCCAGAGACACCACAGCTGAGTTCTACCAAAGGAATCCTGCCTGCCTACACAGACTGGTGCCCTGGCTAAAAAGAGAGCTCATGGTGCTATACGGGGCCCATGGCTCTTTGGTCAACATCGTACAGCACATCATCATGTCACGCATTACCCGCTACGACATGGAGGACGGAGCAATTCAGGAAGAGCTCAGGCCTTTCCTCCAGGGGCGCACAGAGCACTTCCTACATGAGTTCATCAACTTTGCAAAGTCCCCCTTCAACATGGAGGCCTATGACCAGCATGCTGTATATGACTGCCCTGCCCCTTCCTCCAATGAAGACAGCAGCTCCAACTCATCCGTAATTGCTATCTCAGAGGATGAGCAATCTGTGGAGCTGGACCCCCCAGGAGACTCCATGTCGACTCTGAGCCAGTCTGTGTGGGACGATGAGACGCCTGGGCCATCGTATTCTataacagcagagcagagcatggCTCAACGGCTCTTGGTaccagactcagactcagacagcAGTGTGGAGGAGGAAATGCAGGAGTATGGGGCTTCTTCACAGCACAGGAGTCCTCACAACCAAACAGACCCACCTCAGGGTAAAGTTAAAAAGGATGAGTGTTTGTCTTCTGACAATGAGGACTGTGTCATTGTAGGCTTTGTCAAGCCAACATCAGAGAGGACTCCAGAGCTGGTTCAGCTCTCCTCCAACTCTGACGAGTCTGGTCATGAAGAGACTAAAGAAGTGCCTCACCTCCCTCAACACATCCGCTTCACCAGTCTCAGTCCTCCAGCTTCCCAGAGTAGGGGTCCTGGCGGTTCTGGACGGTCAGAGAGTACAGAAAGAGAGGATTATCAGTTGGGTTCAAAAGAAAGATGTAGTCCATCAATCCCTACCAAACACGAGCCATCCAGTAaaccagagagaaaaaacagagaccACCGTGACAGGGATAGTAGAAGATTTCATAGTGACGATAGATCTAGGGAGAGGCAGAGGtcgaaaaacagagacagaaggaggaggaggtcaagAACTGGAGACCGCAGGCACTCTAGTAGGAGCCCAGTGATCTCTCTCAACAGTGGCAGCACTCTCTCCAGAGGTACGAAGCATTCTTGCTCCAGTAACAGAGACCGCTCCTACTCAAAATGGGGCAGTAACGATAAAAAGAGGGACAGTGGTTTCAGCCATAACGCACTGTCACACAGCTATCACTCGCAATCATATAGTCGTTACAGCcaagagagagataacagtggggTGCATTACACAGAGAGGCGGTCGTACTATTTCAGTTGTCGCAGGAACTCGGATCGGCGCTCCTTTTCTCGTTCCAGGAGCCGCAGTAGAGAATCTCACCGACGGAACAGGAGGCATTCCCGATCAAGGACTTACTCCAGCAGTTGCTCACCTTTGACAAGAAGGAGGTCTCACCATGACAAGCCTGGTGGGaagagaaaatacaaaacaagaCACTTGCAGGAACCTGCCAAAAACACACTTTCCAAATCATACCCTGAACCTGATTCCTCCACGTCACTAacgaaagacaagaaaaagagaaaagagaaacatcataaaaaatccaaggagaagttgaggaagaggagcagaagccTCAGTGTGGAGATTGTCTATGAGGGAAGCTCTTCTGAACGAAGCAAGCGACACcataagaaaaagaagaaacacaagAAGAAAAGCAAAAGACACAAGAGTAAGGAACGCACAGAGAAGCACTCACCGACTGTCATTACCATTGATAGTGACAGCGATTATGTAGCTAATGACAGTGCCATCCAGGCCAGCAGCACTAACGAGGACAACCCTATCAATAATACCACAGATGACCCAGCAGACTCCGCCCTTCTGAAGTCTCTGATACAACAGTTGGGAAAGCAGATTCCCACTGTGGGTGTGGGCAAAGATGAGTCAAAGCTGGGCTCACCGCCGGCTGCTAATGCCTCAGGCAATGTAGAACAAAATAATGTTCCAAATGTTGAAGGTGACCAGCCCTCGAAGGATACGGTGAACACACATATCCCTTTAAATGCAGACACAAGTATTTCCTACTGCGACAGTTCATAAGACACTGGCCCGTATATGACAGAAATGGATTTTCTTGACTCTTGTTAACTTTCATGTGACATGGTGCTGTTTTGCTAGCAAAGTGCCCCTCCGTTGAACAAGGCAGGATGACATAATGTGGAGAGTCACTCCTCTGTTTTTTAAGCATCAACAGTAGTTCTGGAGAAATGTATTCTCTCAaaaggatttattttatttctaagtTGCTCTCTCAGGGATAACATTGAGTACAATGATTTTTGCTGTCATAAGCATCAGCTGTATTCTTGAGACCAAACAGTTTCTACCTGCTGCTCATGGAATCTGTTGATCAATAATTGTTCTTATTATCAGCTGATGGTGTTTGGAATTTGGAAATGGCCTTTTTGTAATGAGTTTTATTTAACTAATAAATTGTTAACAGCATCTGTGTGTAGTCTGCTGTTTAATTGCTTTTCTGTTGATGCCATACGAGACAGAACTAGGTAAGTCTTAGTATTATGTTCATATTAATGGTAGTTAATCTATATGTACATTTGCCAACCATTTTAATGTGACTTCAACTAGAGTGAGACTACATTTTGctacattatatactgtatatatatattgtaaaacattaaaattgtGTAATCTAACTCATTCTACACATTTTATGCAGGCAGTTTTGCTTAAGTTATTTATATAATCTTCCTTGGTGCACTGTCATTATAATGATATATGATGGTGTTTCTACTACTACATAAAGATACTGTGTGACAAACTGACATTTTGACACTAAAGCTTAGGTAGATACATGCATTGCAGATTGGTGATCCTATACCAGAGTTGGAATAAGAAATCAGTATAAACATCATTGGACTCACTATCGGAATGGGATGATTTGATTTTGCACAGTCCAATTTTAGCCTAGTAAAAAGGGGTGAAGAGAAAGACTGATTCATTGAGAATTGAGCTGGTGGCATGACTTAATCTTACACTAACCCTGAGAAGGGAGGCTAATTATATACAGTGCCTTGAGAAAGTACTTTTTCTGCAACTTGTGGTGTTATAGCCTTAATTCAAAACTGAATTTTGTCAACAATCTACACAAAATACTCCATAATGAAAACATCTGCCACTGCCATGCTACACAGTAAGGATGCTGTGATGAGCTGTGCCTGGTTTCTACCAGACAGCACTTAACATTTCTAATGAAGATAGTGGGTGTATGTTTCAACCCTGGAATATTTGGCAGAGTGGTCAGTGAGATCAGAGAACCGAACGACAGAATACCAACAAGGTGTTTTTCCAAATTGTCACTTTGCCACTTGTtattgtttccaatgcaagaGTGTGCTTTGGTGCTCGGTATATTTGGGGCTCAACAGGGACAAA
Coding sequences within it:
- the LOC139922449 gene encoding uncharacterized protein LOC139922449 isoform X2; this translates as MSATKIALRQSQKSARRKTSEAMSAEVSPDSKCPICLDVFNNMSYLDLCLHKFCFRCIHEWSKNKAECPLCKQPFNSIYHSIKSEQDFKKYDLRPLENGSFGSFGGARFRYRTTLTGVRRQTQRRTSPPPDNGVLFEGSANPPEQRQDCALRRMMMRLAARRRAASEGRVVHNVREQEMVKFRRELYRRGVRVRSVRDGGRSRDTTAEFYQRNPACLHRLVPWLKRELMVLYGAHGSLVNIVQHIIMSRITRYDMEDGAIQEELRPFLQGRTEHFLHEFINFAKSPFNMEAYDQHAVYDCPAPSSNEDSSSNSSVIAISEDEQSVELDPPGDSMSTLSQSVWDDETPGPSYSITAEQSMAQRLLVPDSDSDSSVEEEMQEYGASSQHRSPHNQTDPPQGKVKKDECLSSDNEDCVIVGFVKPTSERTPELVQLSSNSDESGHEETKEVPHLPQHIRFTSLSPPASQSRGPGGSGRSESTEREDYQLGSKERCSPSIPTKHEPSSKPERKNRDHRDRDSRRFHSDDRSRERQRSKNRDRRRRRSRTGDRRHSSRSPVISLNSGSTLSRGTKHSCSSNRDRSYSKWGSNDKKRDSGFSHNALSHSYHSQSYSRYSQERDNSGVHYTERRSYYFSCRRNSDRRSFSRSRSRSRESHRRNRRHSRSRTYSSSCSPLTRRRSHHDKPGGKRKYKTRHLQEPAKNTLSKSYPEPDSSTSLTKDKKKRKEKHHKKSKEKLRKRSRSLSVEIVYEGSSSERSKRHHKKKKKHKKKSKRHKSKERTEKHSPTVITIDSDSDYVANDSAIQASSTNEDNPINNTTDDPADSALLKSLIQQLGKQIPTVGVGKDESKLGSPPAANASGNVEQNNVPNVEEMDFLDSC
- the LOC139922449 gene encoding uncharacterized protein LOC139922449 isoform X1 yields the protein MSATKIALRQSQKSARRKTSEAMSAEVSPDSKCPICLDVFNNMSYLDLCLHKFCFRCIHEWSKNKAECPLCKQPFNSIYHSIKSEQDFKKYDLRPLENGSFGSFGGARFRYRTTLTGVRRQTQRRTSPPPDNGVLFEGSANPPEQRQDCALRRMMMRLAARRRAASEGRVVHNVREQEMVKFRRELYRRGVRVRSVRDGGRSRDTTAEFYQRNPACLHRLVPWLKRELMVLYGAHGSLVNIVQHIIMSRITRYDMEDGAIQEELRPFLQGRTEHFLHEFINFAKSPFNMEAYDQHAVYDCPAPSSNEDSSSNSSVIAISEDEQSVELDPPGDSMSTLSQSVWDDETPGPSYSITAEQSMAQRLLVPDSDSDSSVEEEMQEYGASSQHRSPHNQTDPPQGKVKKDECLSSDNEDCVIVGFVKPTSERTPELVQLSSNSDESGHEETKEVPHLPQHIRFTSLSPPASQSRGPGGSGRSESTEREDYQLGSKERCSPSIPTKHEPSSKPERKNRDHRDRDSRRFHSDDRSRERQRSKNRDRRRRRSRTGDRRHSSRSPVISLNSGSTLSRGTKHSCSSNRDRSYSKWGSNDKKRDSGFSHNALSHSYHSQSYSRYSQERDNSGVHYTERRSYYFSCRRNSDRRSFSRSRSRSRESHRRNRRHSRSRTYSSSCSPLTRRRSHHDKPGGKRKYKTRHLQEPAKNTLSKSYPEPDSSTSLTKDKKKRKEKHHKKSKEKLRKRSRSLSVEIVYEGSSSERSKRHHKKKKKHKKKSKRHKSKERTEKHSPTVITIDSDSDYVANDSAIQASSTNEDNPINNTTDDPADSALLKSLIQQLGKQIPTVGVGKDESKLGSPPAANASGNVEQNNVPNVEGDQPSKDTVNTHIPLNADTSISYCDSS